The following coding sequences lie in one Lelliottia jeotgali genomic window:
- a CDS encoding Protein-L-isoaspartate O-methyltransferase, translating into MVSKRVQALLEQLRTQGITDERVLEAISQVPREKFVDEAFEHKAWENVALPIGQGQTISQPYMVARMTELLELTPESRVLEIGTGSGYQTAILAHLVHHVCSVERIKGLQWHARRRLKQLDLHNVSTRHGDGWQGWQARAPFDAIIVTAAPLEIPTALLTQLDDGGILVLPVGDEQQLLKRVRRRGGEFIIDTVEAVRFVPLVKGELA; encoded by the coding sequence ATGGTAAGTAAACGTGTACAAGCTCTTCTGGAACAATTGCGCACTCAGGGCATCACTGACGAGCGTGTGCTTGAGGCTATCTCACAGGTACCCCGTGAGAAATTTGTCGATGAGGCGTTTGAGCACAAAGCGTGGGAAAACGTTGCCTTGCCAATAGGGCAGGGGCAGACGATTTCGCAGCCGTACATGGTGGCGCGGATGACGGAACTGCTTGAGCTGACGCCGGAATCGCGCGTGCTGGAGATTGGCACCGGTTCAGGGTATCAGACGGCGATTCTGGCGCATCTTGTCCATCACGTCTGTTCGGTCGAGCGTATAAAAGGTTTGCAGTGGCACGCCCGCCGTCGCCTTAAGCAGCTTGATTTACACAACGTTTCTACACGTCACGGTGATGGCTGGCAGGGCTGGCAGGCTCGCGCACCGTTTGATGCCATTATCGTGACGGCAGCACCGCTTGAGATCCCGACTGCGCTGTTAACGCAGCTGGACGATGGCGGCATTCTCGTTTTGCCGGTGGGCGATGAACAGCAGCTGCTTAAGCGCGTTCGTCGACGGGGCGGCGAGTTTATTATCGATACCGTAGAAGCCGTACGCTTTGTGCCTCTGGTCAAGGGAGAGCTTGCCTGA
- a CDS encoding lipoprotein NlpD, with product MSAGSPKFTISRVAALSLVSLWLAGCTSSNNAPAPVSSVGGNGNSGSTSGGMLITPPPKMGNVATQQTPQIQPVQVPTTQPTQIQLVQQSVQTENGRIVYNRKYGNIPKGSYTGGSTYTVKRGDTLFYIAWITGNDFRDLAQRNSVQAPYGLEVGQTLQVGNATGTPLTPGNSVSAADVTAQNNSVKPAQNTSAVVASQPTITYSEDSGEQSANKMLPNNKPSATVVTAPVTAPVVSSTVPTASSSSSSAPISAWRWPADGKVIENFSSSEGGNKGIDIAGSKGQAIIATADGRVVYAGNALRGYGNLIIIKHNDDYLSAYAHNDTMLVREQQEIKAGQKIATMGSTGTSSTRLHFEIRYKGKSVNPLQYLPQR from the coding sequence ATGAGCGCGGGAAGCCCAAAATTCACCATCAGCCGTGTTGCGGCATTGTCATTGGTTTCGCTTTGGCTGGCAGGTTGTACAAGTTCTAATAACGCGCCTGCTCCTGTGAGCTCTGTTGGCGGGAACGGCAATTCGGGAAGTACCTCCGGTGGAATGCTAATCACCCCTCCGCCTAAAATGGGCAATGTGGCGACGCAGCAAACTCCACAGATCCAGCCTGTTCAAGTGCCGACCACGCAGCCCACTCAGATTCAGCTAGTGCAACAGTCTGTGCAGACCGAAAATGGCCGCATAGTCTATAACCGCAAGTATGGGAACATTCCGAAAGGGAGTTATACCGGCGGCAGCACCTACACTGTGAAACGCGGCGACACGCTTTTCTATATCGCGTGGATCACCGGGAACGATTTCCGCGACCTCGCCCAGCGAAACAGCGTACAGGCCCCGTATGGTCTGGAAGTAGGGCAGACGCTCCAGGTCGGTAATGCGACCGGTACGCCACTGACGCCAGGCAACTCTGTTTCAGCCGCGGATGTCACCGCACAAAATAACAGCGTTAAACCTGCGCAAAATACAAGCGCAGTGGTTGCTTCACAACCAACAATTACGTATTCTGAAGATTCAGGTGAACAGAGTGCTAACAAAATGTTGCCGAATAATAAGCCGTCTGCGACTGTCGTCACAGCACCGGTGACGGCACCTGTGGTTAGCTCTACCGTACCGACTGCCAGCAGCTCGAGTTCCAGTGCGCCAATTTCTGCATGGCGTTGGCCTGCTGATGGCAAAGTTATCGAAAACTTCTCTTCCTCCGAGGGGGGAAATAAAGGGATCGATATCGCAGGAAGTAAGGGACAGGCAATCATCGCGACCGCAGATGGACGCGTTGTGTATGCCGGTAACGCTCTGCGCGGTTACGGTAATCTTATTATCATCAAACATAACGATGATTACCTGAGTGCCTACGCCCATAACGATACAATGCTGGTCCGGGAGCAACAAGAAATCAAGGCGGGGCAAAAAATCGCTACCATGGGTAGCACCGGCACCAGTTCTACACGCTTGCATTTTGAAATTCGTTACAAGGGGAAATCCGTAAACCCGCTGCAATATTTACCGCAGCGATAA